The following proteins are co-located in the Euwallacea fornicatus isolate EFF26 chromosome 16, ASM4011564v1, whole genome shotgun sequence genome:
- the LOC136343858 gene encoding 60 kDa lysophospholipase-like isoform X2: MHDAKLAEELHLNNDELILSVNFSNTYIVYTIEEYDPLLDSSNMSVNEWVKIAKDIERKYNDFDGFVILHGTDTLAFTASILSYMLDNLQKSVIITGSQIPIFETRSDAKNNFLSSLILAGCHDIPEVCVFFANKLLRGNRTTKICSNMLDAFDSPNYHILADTSINVNIHQHYILKQTNNKFRVNVNVNKFVGTVIIFPTITTFQLESFLMPPTKGLILQSYGAGNIPSKTETGLLRVLEKAIHKEILIVNVTQCFRGVVSVAYETGLALDKIGVIPGHDMTWEAAFTKMIWVLGQPGDYNTKVMMMKSNLRGEITI; this comes from the exons gGTGAATTTTTCTAACACATATATTGTATACACAATCGAAGAATACGATCCTCTGTTGGACTCTAGCAACATGTCAGTTAACGAATGGGTAAAGATTGCCAAAGACATAGAA AGAAAATACAATGATTTTGATGGATTCGTGATATTACACGGCACCGATACACTAGCCTTCACAGCATCCATTCTCTCATACATGCTGGACAATCTGCAAAAATCAGTTATAATCACGGGATCACAA ATCCCAATATTCGAAACAAGAAGCGACGCAAAAAATAACTTCTTGTCTTCCCTGATATTGGCTGGTTGCCATGATATTCCCGAAGTTTGCGTATTCTTTGCCAACAAGCTCTTACGGGGAAACAGAACCACCAAAATATGTTCCAACATGCTGGACGCTTTTGATTCACCGAATTATCATATTTTGGCTGATACTTCAATTAATGTAAATA TACATCAACATTACATTCTGAAGCAGACTAATAACAAATTTCGGGTGAACGTGAATGTGAATAAATTTGTTGGTACAGTcataatttttccaacaatCACAACTTTTCAG CTTGAATCATTTCTTATGCCTCCCACGAAAGGTTTAATATTGCAAAGTTACGGAGCTGGaaatataccttcaaaaacaGAAACTGGATTATTGAGAGTACTAGAAAAGGCCATACATAAAGAAATACTCATAGTCAATGTCACACAATGTTTCAGAGGAGTAGTCAGTGTTGCATATGAAACGGGTTTG GCACTTGATAAAATTGGTGTCATTCCCGGACATGATATGACATGGGAGGCCGCTTTCACCAAAATGATATGGGTCCTAGGTCAACCAGGAGACTACAACACAAAAGTTATG ATGATGAAATCAAACCTTCGCGGTGAAATCACAATTTAG